A genomic stretch from Solanum stenotomum isolate F172 chromosome 8, ASM1918654v1, whole genome shotgun sequence includes:
- the LOC125874066 gene encoding transcription factor TCP17-like, producing MIIMNTKKQETGGGDTNNSKACSRTTISTTPSSSCSRQSSSWAAGFKNPRILRVSHTFGGKDRHSKVCTVKGLRDRRIRLSVPTAIQLYDLQDRLGLSQPSKVVDWLIDATKDEIDKLPPLQIPPPSLSHFFNMKDRHLDFLDTSSETGFGKEKWIATNHHDHQESSNHFFQSSNLGMLNTFNNSTNNALISHNWELPNSNLSLGPFGNYQDQYQQQNMPFPSGSHQQLYFCPSSSTTSTATTLSSLVPPYNSHFHQNSLAPTLQLISAPVKSSFSLNDNNKGINLQHHHQHNHKEGSSGS from the coding sequence ATGATCATCATGAACACAAAAAAGCAAGAAACTGGTGGGGGTGACACCAACAACAGTAAAGCATGCTCAAGGACTACTATTAGTACTACTCCATCAAGTTCTTGTTCGAGGCAGTCATCGTCATGGGCAGCAGGGTTTAAAAATCCAAGAATTTTACGCGTATCGCATACCTTTGGAGGGAAAGATAGACACAGTAAAGTGTGTACTGTAAAGGGATTAAGAGACAGGAGAATTAGGCTTTCAGTACCAACAGCAATTCAATTGTATGATCTTCAAGATAGGCTTGGGTTAAGCCAACCTAGCAAAGTTGTAGATTGGTTAATAGATGCAACTaaagatgaaattgataaaCTTCCACCTTTACAAATACCACCACCATCACTTTCTCATTTCTTCAATATGAAAGATCGTCATTTAGATTTTCTTGATACTTCATCAGAAACAGGATTTGGAAAAGAGAAGTGGATTGCTACAAATCATCATGATCATCAAGAAAGTAGTAATCATTTCTTTCAATCTTCTAATTTAGGCATGTTAAACACCTTCAATAATAGTACTAATAATGCCTTGATTAGCCATAATTGGGAATTACCTAATTCAAATTTATCATTAGGTCCATTTGGAAATTACCAAGATcaatatcaacaacaaaatATGCCTTTTCCTTCAGGTTCTCATCAACAACTATATTTTTGTCCAAGTAGTAGTACTACTAGTACTGCTACAACATTGTCATCTCTTGTTCCTCCATATAATTCCCATTTCCATCAGAATTCGCTCGCGCCAACTCTTCAGTTAATCAGTGCTCCAGTGAAATCTTCCTTCAGTTTGAATGACAATAACAAGGGGATCAACTTacaacatcatcatcaacaCAACCATAAAGAAGGCAGTAGTGGTTCTTAA